The proteins below are encoded in one region of Bacillus vallismortis:
- the mltG gene encoding endolytic transglycosylase MltG translates to MYINRQKKSFFNKKTIILSSIIVLLLIIGGAFLYEKTMLEPVEKDSKATVDINIPSGSSVSAIASILKKNDVIKSEKAFQYYVKFKGASGFQAGFYHLNKGMDVDAIIHKLTSGATSYAFQITVTEGAQLTQIAAAIADETKYSKKQVMAKLDDETFIHQLKKEFPDTVTNDVFNKNIKHPLEGYLFPATYPFHDPDTSLEDMITAMVKQTNSYVETYKAEMKKNKLSVHKLLTMASLIEEEATEKVDRHKIASVFYNRLKKKMPLQTDPTVLYAAGKHKDRVLYKDLEIDSPYNTYKNPGLTPGPIANAGMSSWEAALHPEQTDYLYFLAKSSGEVVFTKTLKEHNKAKEKYIFSKNEQ, encoded by the coding sequence ATGTATATCAATCGGCAAAAAAAATCATTTTTCAATAAAAAAACAATCATACTGTCTTCCATTATTGTGCTGCTTCTCATCATTGGCGGGGCATTTTTATATGAGAAAACAATGCTGGAACCTGTTGAAAAAGACAGCAAAGCGACAGTGGACATCAACATTCCGAGCGGCTCGTCTGTTTCGGCCATCGCATCGATATTAAAGAAAAACGACGTCATAAAAAGCGAGAAGGCATTTCAGTATTATGTAAAATTTAAAGGCGCTTCCGGATTTCAGGCGGGATTTTACCATTTGAATAAAGGAATGGATGTAGATGCCATTATTCATAAGCTGACAAGCGGGGCTACAAGCTATGCCTTTCAGATTACAGTAACTGAGGGAGCACAGCTGACACAAATCGCGGCCGCTATTGCCGATGAAACGAAATACTCAAAAAAACAAGTCATGGCGAAGCTGGACGATGAAACATTTATTCATCAGCTGAAGAAAGAGTTTCCGGACACTGTGACAAACGATGTTTTCAATAAAAATATAAAGCATCCGCTGGAAGGGTACCTATTCCCGGCTACATACCCTTTTCATGATCCGGACACGTCACTTGAAGACATGATTACGGCAATGGTTAAACAGACAAATTCTTATGTAGAAACATATAAAGCAGAAATGAAGAAAAATAAACTTTCCGTGCATAAGCTGCTGACGATGGCTTCATTGATTGAAGAAGAAGCGACTGAAAAAGTCGATCGCCATAAAATTGCGAGCGTCTTTTATAACCGCCTGAAGAAGAAAATGCCGCTCCAAACAGATCCGACCGTACTGTACGCCGCAGGCAAGCATAAAGATCGCGTTCTTTATAAGGATCTGGAAATCGATTCACCGTACAATACGTATAAAAACCCGGGATTGACGCCAGGACCGATTGCTAACGCTGGCATGTCGTCATGGGAAGCGGCGTTGCATCCAGAGCAAACGGACTATCTGTACTTCTTGGCGAAATCAAGTGGTGAGGTCGTATTTACAAAAACGCTAAAAGAGCACAATAAAGCAAAAGAAAAATACATTTTCTCAAAAAATGAGCAATAA
- a CDS encoding O-methyltransferase, producing MTDRYERINDYIEALLKPRPENVKKLEAYAEEHHVPIMEKGSMAVLLQILSVKQPKKILEIGTAIGYSAIRMALELPSAEIYTIERNDKRHEEAVNNIKEFQLDDRIHVFYGDALELADAVHVTAPYDVIFIDAAKGQYQNFFHLYEPMLSPDGVLLTDNVLFKGLVAEDYSKIEPKRRRRLITKIDEYNHWLMNHPDYQTAIIPVGDGLAISKKKR from the coding sequence GTGACTGACCGGTATGAACGAATAAATGACTATATAGAAGCATTATTGAAGCCTCGGCCGGAAAACGTGAAGAAGCTTGAAGCATATGCAGAAGAACATCATGTCCCGATTATGGAAAAAGGGAGCATGGCGGTGCTGCTTCAAATTTTGTCTGTGAAACAGCCGAAAAAAATACTAGAAATCGGAACGGCCATTGGTTATTCCGCCATTCGAATGGCGCTGGAGCTGCCGTCTGCTGAAATATATACAATTGAACGCAATGACAAACGGCATGAAGAAGCGGTAAACAATATCAAGGAGTTTCAGCTTGATGACCGAATTCATGTTTTTTACGGAGACGCGCTTGAATTAGCCGACGCCGTTCATGTTACCGCGCCTTATGATGTCATTTTTATTGACGCTGCAAAAGGCCAGTATCAAAACTTTTTTCATTTATATGAACCGATGCTTTCACCGGACGGGGTGCTGTTAACAGACAACGTGCTGTTTAAAGGTCTGGTGGCAGAGGATTACAGCAAAATAGAACCGAAAAGAAGGCGCAGGCTGATAACAAAAATTGATGAATATAACCATTGGCTGATGAATCATCCCGATTATCAAACTGCGATTATTCCTGTCGGGGACGGACTTGCGATTAGTAAAAAGAAGAGGTGA
- a CDS encoding peptidase U32 family protein — MKKPELLVTPTSAADILPLIQAGATAFLVGEQKYGLRLAGEFSRDDVTKTVEIAHKEGAKVYVAVNAIFHNDKVGELGEYLAFLAETGVDAAVFGDPAVLMAARESAPGLKLHWSTETTGTNYYTCNYWGRKGAARSVLARELNMDSIVEIKENAEVEIEIHVHGMTCMFQSKRSLIGNYFEYQGKVMDIEGKKKESGLFLHDKERDNKYPIFEDENGTHIMSPNDVCIIDELEELIDAGIDSFKIDGVLKSPEYLIEVTNMYREAIDLCVENRDEYEAKKEDWIERIESIQPVNRKIDTGFFFKETVY; from the coding sequence ATGAAAAAACCAGAGCTCTTAGTGACGCCGACGAGTGCGGCGGACATTTTGCCGCTGATACAGGCGGGGGCAACTGCGTTTTTAGTTGGGGAACAGAAATACGGCTTGAGATTAGCGGGGGAATTTTCTCGTGATGATGTAACAAAAACGGTTGAAATTGCACACAAAGAAGGAGCAAAAGTATACGTTGCCGTAAATGCCATTTTTCATAACGATAAAGTGGGAGAGCTTGGCGAATATCTGGCTTTCTTAGCGGAAACCGGTGTCGATGCAGCGGTATTCGGCGATCCTGCCGTGCTGATGGCTGCCCGTGAATCTGCGCCCGGCCTAAAGCTTCATTGGAGCACAGAAACGACAGGCACCAACTACTATACATGCAACTACTGGGGACGAAAAGGCGCGGCGCGTTCTGTGCTTGCCAGAGAGTTAAACATGGACAGCATTGTGGAGATCAAAGAAAACGCTGAAGTTGAAATTGAAATCCACGTGCATGGAATGACGTGCATGTTCCAATCAAAGCGTTCTTTAATTGGCAACTATTTTGAATACCAAGGCAAAGTCATGGACATTGAAGGAAAGAAAAAAGAATCAGGCTTGTTCTTGCACGATAAAGAACGTGATAATAAATACCCGATTTTCGAAGATGAAAACGGCACGCACATCATGAGCCCGAACGATGTGTGCATTATTGATGAACTTGAGGAATTGATAGATGCCGGCATTGATTCTTTCAAAATCGACGGTGTCCTGAAATCGCCGGAATACTTAATTGAAGTCACCAACATGTACAGAGAAGCCATTGATCTGTGTGTGGAAAACCGTGACGAATATGAAGCGAAAAAAGAAGACTGGATCGAACGCATTGAAAGCATCCAGCCAGTTAACAGAAAAATCGATACCGGATTCTTCTTTAAAGAAACGGTTTATTAA
- a CDS encoding peptidase U32 family protein, producing MTAVNDKISKIVNGKRVITKKPELLAPAGNLEKLKIAVHYGADAVFIGGQEYGLRSNADNFTIEEIAEGVEFAKQYGAKIYVTTNIFAHNENMDGLEEYLKALGDANVAGIIVADPLIIETCRRVAPNVEVHLSTQQSLSNWKAVQFWKEEGLDRVVLARETSALEIREMKEKVDIEIESFIHGAMCIAYSGRCVLSNHMTARDSNRGGCCQSCRWDYDLYQTDGANAVALYGEEDAPFAMSPKDLKLIESIPKMIEMGIDSLKIEGRMKSIHYVATVVSVYRKVIDAYCADPDHFVIQKEWLEELDKCANRDTATAFFEGTPGYEEQMFGEHGKKTTFDFVGLVLNYDEDTQMVTLQQRNFFKKGDEVEFFGPEIDNFTHTIETIWDEDGNELDAARHPLQIVKFKLDKKIYPSNMMRKGK from the coding sequence ATGACTGCCGTAAATGATAAAATATCCAAAATCGTCAATGGTAAGCGTGTAATTACAAAAAAGCCGGAGCTTCTCGCACCCGCCGGTAATCTTGAAAAACTGAAAATCGCTGTTCATTACGGAGCGGACGCGGTCTTTATTGGAGGACAGGAATACGGTCTGCGCTCAAATGCCGATAACTTTACAATCGAAGAAATTGCAGAAGGCGTTGAATTCGCAAAACAATATGGCGCGAAGATCTACGTAACGACAAACATTTTTGCCCATAATGAAAACATGGACGGGCTTGAAGAATACTTGAAAGCACTTGGAGATGCCAACGTTGCCGGCATTATTGTGGCAGATCCGCTGATCATCGAAACATGCCGCAGAGTGGCCCCGAATGTTGAGGTGCACTTGAGCACGCAGCAGTCTCTTTCAAACTGGAAGGCTGTCCAGTTCTGGAAGGAAGAAGGTCTGGACCGCGTCGTGCTGGCACGTGAAACAAGCGCTCTTGAAATCAGAGAAATGAAAGAAAAGGTAGATATCGAAATCGAATCCTTTATTCACGGCGCGATGTGTATCGCATATTCCGGCCGCTGCGTGTTGAGCAATCACATGACGGCGCGGGATTCCAACCGCGGAGGCTGCTGCCAGTCATGCCGCTGGGATTATGATTTGTATCAAACTGACGGTGCCAATGCCGTTGCTTTGTATGGTGAAGAAGATGCGCCATTTGCGATGAGCCCGAAAGATTTGAAGCTGATTGAATCCATTCCGAAAATGATCGAAATGGGCATCGACAGCTTAAAGATTGAAGGACGCATGAAATCCATTCACTATGTAGCAACAGTTGTCAGCGTATACCGAAAAGTCATCGACGCTTATTGCGCTGATCCGGATCACTTTGTGATTCAAAAAGAATGGCTTGAAGAGCTTGATAAGTGCGCCAACCGGGACACTGCGACAGCTTTCTTTGAAGGAACGCCAGGCTATGAAGAGCAAATGTTCGGCGAGCACGGCAAAAAAACGACGTTTGATTTTGTCGGCTTAGTGCTGAATTATGATGAAGACACACAAATGGTTACGCTCCAACAGCGCAATTTCTTCAAAAAAGGCGACGAAGTGGAATTTTTCGGTCCGGAAATCGACAACTTTACACATACGATTGAAACCATTTGGGACGAAGACGGTAATGAGCTAGATGCTGCCCGCCATCCCCTGCAAATTGTCAAATTCAAACTAGACAAAAAGATTTATCCGAGCAACATGATGAGAAAGGGGAAGTAA
- the udk gene encoding uridine kinase encodes MGKNPVVIGIAGGSGSGKTSVTRSIYEQFKGHSILMIQQDLYYKDQSHLPFEERLNTNYDHPLAFDNDYLIEHIQDLLNYRAIEKPIYDYKLHTRSEETVHVEPKDVIILEGILVLEDKRLRDLMDIKLYVDTDADLRIIRRIMRDINERGRSIDSVIEQYVSVVRPMHNQFVEPTKRYADIIIPEGGQNHVAIDLMVTKIQTILENNLM; translated from the coding sequence ATGGGTAAGAATCCAGTAGTCATTGGAATCGCAGGAGGTTCCGGTTCAGGAAAAACGAGTGTCACACGGTCTATTTATGAACAATTTAAAGGACACTCGATTTTAATGATCCAGCAAGACCTTTATTATAAAGACCAAAGCCATCTTCCATTTGAAGAAAGGCTGAACACAAACTATGATCATCCGCTTGCGTTTGATAATGACTATTTAATCGAGCATATTCAGGATCTATTGAATTACCGCGCGATTGAAAAGCCGATTTACGACTACAAGCTTCACACACGTTCAGAAGAAACGGTTCACGTAGAGCCAAAGGATGTTATTATCCTTGAAGGCATTCTTGTTCTTGAAGACAAAAGGCTCCGTGACCTGATGGATATCAAGCTTTACGTGGATACAGACGCCGACTTGCGTATCATCAGACGGATTATGAGAGATATTAATGAGCGCGGCCGCTCTATTGATTCTGTCATTGAACAGTATGTGTCAGTTGTCCGCCCGATGCATAACCAATTCGTTGAACCGACGAAACGATACGCTGATATTATTATCCCGGAAGGCGGACAGAATCACGTCGCAATTGATCTGATGGTCACGAAGATTCAGACGATACTAGAGAATAACCTGATGTAA
- a CDS encoding tyrosine-type recombinase/integrase gives MASYRKRGDNWEYRITYNDPITRKRREKTKKGFRTKKEAMIAAAEAELNIDQQFYEKNDSITISEYLDLWFDTYKHTVKESSWKARKDSMVIIKKHIGSIKVKNINASMYQKFLNDIAPDYAKNTLTGVHQVFKMMTKNAMRDQYFKLDPLVGIRLPRAKDAERVTDDQDLKDIKFWEKEEISKFLQCVKRRGRPQDLAMFVLLVYSGLRIGEAVALKWDKIDFEESIIRVRYTLYQQGGLRDNYKLLSPKTSSSIRNVPVPPQVINQLRILKHIQNHIKMENRDQYKDEGFVFTDKTGRPIPARNFNYKLDTYIKKSDVTRITPHNLRHTYASLLIDAEVKLKEAQKRLGHASSKTTLDIYSHIMKDTKTEAIVQFNAVANEIF, from the coding sequence ATGGCGAGTTATAGGAAGCGTGGGGATAACTGGGAATATAGAATCACTTACAATGACCCTATAACCAGAAAACGTCGAGAAAAAACAAAAAAAGGCTTCCGAACAAAGAAAGAAGCTATGATTGCAGCTGCAGAGGCTGAATTAAATATTGACCAACAATTCTATGAGAAGAACGATTCCATTACAATTTCAGAGTATTTAGACTTGTGGTTTGACACGTACAAACACACTGTAAAAGAAAGCTCGTGGAAGGCCCGGAAAGATAGCATGGTCATCATAAAAAAACATATCGGAAGCATCAAGGTGAAAAACATCAATGCGTCTATGTATCAAAAATTTCTGAATGACATAGCCCCTGATTATGCAAAGAACACGCTAACAGGCGTACACCAAGTTTTTAAGATGATGACTAAAAATGCTATGAGAGATCAATACTTCAAACTTGATCCGCTTGTGGGGATTCGTTTGCCTCGTGCAAAAGACGCTGAACGAGTCACAGATGATCAGGATCTCAAAGACATTAAATTCTGGGAGAAGGAAGAGATATCTAAATTCCTACAATGTGTAAAAAGGAGAGGACGGCCGCAAGATTTAGCAATGTTTGTCCTGCTCGTTTATTCAGGGCTTAGAATTGGTGAAGCTGTAGCTTTAAAATGGGACAAGATAGACTTCGAGGAATCAATCATACGAGTCCGCTATACGTTGTATCAGCAAGGCGGTCTGAGAGACAATTATAAATTGCTCAGTCCCAAAACTTCATCATCAATACGAAATGTTCCTGTGCCGCCCCAAGTCATCAACCAATTAAGAATACTAAAACATATACAGAATCACATCAAAATGGAAAACCGAGACCAGTATAAGGATGAAGGCTTTGTGTTCACAGACAAAACCGGCCGCCCTATCCCTGCCCGGAATTTCAATTATAAATTAGACACCTATATAAAAAAATCCGATGTCACCCGGATCACGCCCCATAACCTAAGACACACGTATGCATCACTGCTGATTGACGCAGAAGTTAAATTGAAGGAAGCTCAAAAACGTTTAGGACATGCTTCCTCCAAAACAACATTAGATATTTATTCGCACATCATGAAAGATACCAAAACTGAAGCAATCGTTCAATTCAATGCTGTTGCAAATGAAATCTTTTAA
- a CDS encoding AimR family lysis-lysogeny pheromone receptor, with protein MMSEGIVDVRNHLKRIIESSDEKQKEIADKIGISAAHLSKFLNGQEISLWMVLEIVRYLDKDNEVDIMRQCCLEATKKNIKTAFEYAHSKSLDSVTCMLLNKTLDGNNRELKEWAIVYQWQLWSKHNRVYSEVDYLEMLKELQPNSDDLKTLLQILEMLCFYYSEKYDLSLHYIRKIHNMLPEMKDPFIKKAFLSRTDEALANMYLKFENEIDKSRRIAEKLIERNFSVNSVTNGYFILGLSYLFESYEQTSNFLNKGIQLNNTKERYFVANDLREQLAITNLFWNRPVPEEYIVTDFIKSVVNKANLKYFYDDKYYSALAFYFDGRREKNQEKLLLSLHVFGEKKDYFRANLPKMELLKLGVDYNILKREVKIGEKDNYRSFDYFSNSTSICF; from the coding sequence ATGATGAGTGAAGGTATAGTTGATGTTAGAAATCATTTAAAGCGTATAATTGAGTCTTCGGATGAAAAACAGAAAGAGATTGCCGATAAAATTGGGATTAGTGCTGCCCACTTAAGCAAGTTTTTGAATGGGCAAGAAATTTCACTTTGGATGGTGTTGGAGATAGTGCGTTATCTTGATAAGGATAACGAGGTCGATATCATGCGCCAATGCTGTCTTGAGGCGACTAAGAAGAATATAAAAACTGCTTTTGAATATGCTCATTCAAAAAGTTTGGACTCAGTCACTTGTATGTTGCTTAACAAAACATTGGACGGAAATAACAGAGAGTTAAAGGAATGGGCAATAGTCTATCAGTGGCAACTATGGTCAAAACACAATCGTGTTTATAGTGAAGTTGATTATCTTGAAATGTTGAAAGAGCTGCAACCTAATTCTGATGACTTAAAAACACTTTTGCAAATTCTTGAGATGCTTTGTTTTTATTATAGTGAGAAGTATGACTTGTCTCTGCACTACATAAGAAAAATTCACAATATGCTTCCTGAAATGAAAGATCCGTTTATTAAAAAAGCATTTTTAAGCCGCACAGATGAAGCACTCGCCAATATGTATCTTAAGTTTGAAAATGAAATAGATAAATCCAGAAGGATTGCTGAAAAGCTTATCGAAAGAAATTTTAGTGTTAATTCTGTGACTAATGGATATTTTATATTGGGTTTATCTTATTTATTTGAATCATACGAGCAAACATCAAACTTTCTCAATAAAGGAATTCAGTTAAATAACACGAAAGAAAGATATTTTGTAGCAAATGACTTACGTGAACAATTAGCGATAACAAACCTATTCTGGAACAGACCCGTACCGGAAGAATATATAGTGACTGATTTTATTAAATCTGTTGTCAATAAAGCTAATTTGAAATATTTTTATGATGACAAGTATTATTCAGCCTTAGCTTTTTATTTTGACGGGAGAAGAGAAAAGAATCAGGAGAAACTGCTGTTATCGTTACATGTTTTTGGCGAAAAGAAAGATTACTTTAGAGCAAATCTACCAAAAATGGAGTTGCTAAAATTAGGAGTTGATTATAATATATTAAAAAGGGAGGTGAAAATTGGTGAAAAAGACAATTATAGGAGTTTTGATTACTTTAGCAATAGCACTAGCATTTGTTTTTAG
- a CDS encoding helix-turn-helix domain-containing protein, which yields MNKNIGANIKKLREEKGYGLVQAAEGIGISRGYLSKLEKGTQYPSVKTIDKIAEFFSVDRSYFFTDLDNLDQFSEAEREITFERDLSIENLRKKYNLTMEGKEVSDDEINVMLEVLKAYRKSKGSSDID from the coding sequence TTGAATAAGAATATAGGTGCCAATATAAAAAAATTACGTGAAGAAAAAGGTTATGGTTTAGTTCAAGCAGCTGAAGGCATAGGAATATCACGAGGTTATTTATCTAAGTTAGAAAAAGGTACGCAATATCCATCTGTTAAAACAATAGATAAGATTGCCGAATTTTTTTCTGTTGATCGTTCTTACTTTTTTACTGATCTTGACAACTTGGATCAATTCTCGGAAGCTGAAAGAGAAATTACTTTCGAGCGTGACTTGTCTATAGAAAACCTTAGAAAGAAATATAACCTAACTATGGAAGGCAAAGAGGTTTCTGATGATGAAATTAATGTGATGTTAGAAGTCTTAAAAGCGTATAGAAAATCAAAGGGTAGTTCAGATATCGATTGA
- a CDS encoding helix-turn-helix domain-containing protein, which produces MNISKFRNRVKAIRTQKGQTLREFAGSLGFSASYISKIENGKVNPSITSIEKIARKLNIPMSHFF; this is translated from the coding sequence ATGAATATCTCGAAATTCAGAAACAGAGTCAAAGCAATTCGAACGCAAAAAGGGCAGACACTCAGAGAGTTTGCAGGGTCACTTGGATTTTCAGCATCATATATTTCGAAGATTGAAAACGGGAAAGTAAACCCAAGTATTACAAGTATAGAAAAAATAGCCCGCAAATTAAATATTCCAATGAGTCATTTTTTTTAA
- a CDS encoding phage replisome organizer N-terminal domain-containing protein has translation MSEVKWIKLSTQMFEDEKIKLIEQMPESDTILIIWVKLLSQAGKTNASGYIYLSENIPYTEEMLAAIFGRPLGTVRLALQTFRQFGMIDITDDNYISISNWEKYQNLDRLEEIREQNRIRKQRQRDKQKLLSVDKSMSRDVTEKVTPSHATDIDKELDIDKELDKDILSGKPDGASSSKKEKEEIPYKLIIDLLNKVAGTRYRHTTPKTKKDIKARWNEGFRFEDFKHVILVKTEEWLNDPAMNRFLRPETLFGTKFESYLNQKGGLSHGGNHKGSGSRSQGRSISEDDIPY, from the coding sequence ATGTCTGAGGTTAAGTGGATCAAGTTAAGCACTCAGATGTTTGAGGATGAAAAAATTAAGTTAATAGAGCAAATGCCTGAATCAGATACGATTTTAATTATTTGGGTCAAATTACTTTCTCAAGCTGGGAAAACCAATGCTTCTGGATACATTTATTTAAGCGAAAACATACCTTATACAGAAGAAATGCTTGCAGCTATTTTTGGACGTCCTTTGGGTACAGTAAGGCTTGCTCTGCAAACGTTTAGACAATTTGGAATGATTGACATTACTGATGACAATTACATTTCAATTTCAAATTGGGAAAAGTATCAAAATCTTGACAGATTGGAAGAAATCAGGGAGCAAAACAGGATAAGAAAGCAGAGACAAAGGGATAAGCAAAAGCTTTTATCTGTGGATAAAAGTATGTCACGTGACGTCACGGAAAAAGTCACGCCGAGTCACGCAACAGATATAGATAAAGAATTAGATATAGATAAAGAATTAGATAAAGATATATTGTCGGGTAAACCCGACGGCGCATCTTCTTCAAAAAAAGAAAAAGAAGAGATTCCATACAAACTGATCATTGATCTATTGAATAAAGTAGCGGGTACACGATACCGGCATACTACACCTAAAACAAAAAAAGACATCAAGGCACGCTGGAACGAAGGTTTTCGCTTTGAAGATTTTAAACATGTCATTCTAGTAAAAACAGAGGAATGGCTCAATGATCCTGCTATGAATAGATTTTTACGTCCTGAAACATTGTTCGGTACAAAGTTCGAGTCTTATCTAAACCAAAAAGGAGGCTTATCACATGGAGGAAATCACAAGGGATCGGGCAGCCGCAGTCAAGGGCGAAGTATCTCGGAGGATGACATTCCTTACTGA
- a CDS encoding DUF2513 domain-containing protein, with the protein MKLNHDCVRSLLLEFEKKLGLNDTIYLEQIKSFETFQNYGEDQTLYCILKLLEAELLIGSKQYADDKIIFIGISSISFSGHEFLDNIRDDGIWKSTKEKVSKLASVSLPTLSQVAAAFIKSKIGL; encoded by the coding sequence ATGAAACTAAATCATGATTGCGTTCGATCATTATTGCTAGAATTCGAAAAAAAACTCGGATTAAATGACACTATTTATTTAGAACAAATCAAGTCCTTTGAGACTTTTCAAAATTATGGAGAAGATCAAACTCTTTATTGTATTCTTAAACTCCTTGAAGCTGAGTTATTAATAGGATCAAAACAATATGCAGATGATAAGATAATATTCATCGGTATATCTTCCATTTCTTTTTCTGGTCACGAATTTCTAGACAATATTAGAGATGATGGTATTTGGAAAAGCACAAAAGAAAAGGTTTCAAAACTTGCTAGCGTGTCATTACCAACTTTGTCTCAAGTTGCTGCTGCGTTTATTAAGTCAAAAATCGGACTATAA
- a CDS encoding ATP-binding protein: protein MTFHTDEAGNPVYCNKHTRIISSEEKPYPVQLMKLHDGSVKCPMCEREQRNKEIEQEAEAWRRQVERKVLSTHSLIADPTLVQATFETFHCYNNEDAQNKRRMFELVDQIRAGVVMNIFLTGESNAGKSHLAIAALKELNKKSSEEYAKSALFVNSDALMRRIKSSFKDDSEKLTESKAIELLTRVDYLVIDDLGSEVGDTDNENRAAPDFISRVWYGVSTGRQGKVTIVTTNLTGVALAKLYDRKTVNRLTAHLEQIDFVEKQKDKGRKKPALLN from the coding sequence ATGACATTCCATACTGATGAAGCTGGAAATCCTGTCTACTGCAATAAACATACAAGAATTATCAGCAGCGAAGAAAAGCCTTATCCTGTTCAACTGATGAAGCTGCATGACGGCTCAGTAAAATGCCCAATGTGCGAAAGGGAACAGCGCAATAAGGAGATCGAACAAGAAGCCGAGGCATGGCGCCGGCAGGTAGAGAGAAAGGTTCTTTCTACACATTCACTTATTGCTGATCCAACTCTTGTACAGGCAACATTTGAAACCTTTCACTGTTATAACAATGAGGATGCACAGAACAAACGCCGGATGTTTGAACTGGTTGATCAGATCAGAGCGGGCGTGGTCATGAACATATTTCTAACTGGCGAATCCAATGCCGGAAAGAGTCATCTGGCAATAGCAGCTCTGAAAGAACTGAACAAAAAGAGTTCAGAAGAGTATGCAAAATCAGCACTTTTCGTTAATAGTGACGCACTTATGCGGCGTATTAAAAGTTCTTTCAAAGATGATTCTGAAAAGCTTACGGAGTCCAAGGCAATCGAGCTGCTTACACGAGTCGATTACCTTGTCATTGATGACTTAGGGAGCGAAGTAGGCGACACAGATAATGAGAACAGGGCGGCGCCTGATTTCATCTCAAGAGTTTGGTATGGCGTCTCTACTGGCAGACAAGGCAAGGTGACGATAGTGACAACAAATCTTACCGGCGTTGCTTTAGCAAAGCTTTATGACAGAAAGACCGTCAACCGCCTTACAGCCCATCTTGAACAGATTGATTTTGTCGAGAAACAAAAGGACAAAGGGCGTAAGAAACCAGCTCTGCTGAATTAA
- a CDS encoding DUF6906 family protein, with protein MKHGKRPTRSQKDIIKQNGLNPNNWLVSKNLQHEQRLIIVHRYTGTVRKCLA; from the coding sequence GTGAAACACGGTAAACGCCCAACACGCTCGCAAAAGGACATTATCAAGCAAAACGGTTTGAATCCAAATAACTGGCTGGTTTCTAAAAACCTGCAGCATGAGCAGAGATTGATCATTGTTCATCGGTATACCGGGACGGTAAGGAAGTGTTTGGCATGA
- a CDS encoding BH0509 family protein, translating into MEWTEGQHLIEWLTILGGYGKAFLERQSDDEIETLYNLRIKQLNEE; encoded by the coding sequence TTGGAATGGACAGAAGGCCAGCACTTGATTGAATGGCTCACTATTCTGGGTGGATACGGAAAAGCATTTCTGGAACGCCAGTCAGACGATGAAATTGAGACGCTTTACAATCTGCGCATCAAACAATTAAACGAAGAATAA
- a CDS encoding XtrA/YqaO family protein, producing the protein MNCPKHIENLEQLINQIEDDKNYVIVIDGNNRSFKLTEMPEHGKTIVQTSKGNLSRIDFEIGYKM; encoded by the coding sequence GTGAACTGTCCAAAACATATAGAAAATCTAGAACAGTTAATTAATCAAATTGAAGATGATAAAAATTACGTCATTGTGATTGACGGAAACAATAGATCATTCAAATTAACGGAAATGCCGGAGCACGGGAAAACTATCGTGCAAACATCAAAAGGCAATCTTTCAAGAATTGATTTTGAGATCGGATATAAAATGTGA